The nucleotide sequence ttctgggggcacttatttcagctcggggtccctctgaggtgggttttacgttgttggtcggttcggttttcctcctcgatgttgcatcggtttcttctctttgcctttcggttggctcctaagcaaaaagctgctggagttaagcacaccttccccagagcgagggccctgtgaaaagctgactcaactcccacaagctgactccaacctccaaaagcTAACTctcactgctccaaaagctgactcccactgctggttctgtagctcctatctttgtatccaatttagttctggccttttcgcgctcaaactcagttggtggtccattgtgtaagtttcggCGGGGAGatggctttgaatatttaatcagaagatgtcacaggtacaggtaggtgtgaggacaggggtattatttcagtgcacattggtgcctcaaagtctgttggtccattgtaacagtcctgggagtcaatcggtttgggtctcccctttgatgggccattaggtagatgatggtccacattcattaggggtgagtcatattttcaaactgggccgggtagtccccattggttgaggatttccccgcttcaggcgcgactcgacccctgattggcctgccagaatgcacttttcccccattggccattgcctctgtctcgcttgtgagccagactccacaatgtctgtatccgcccacacatttccctggtctgaggattttacttggccaaaaatgttattTAAAACGTATAGGACaatcccatggtagttttcttgtccttagggtgttccaataaaatgcggccgtggattttcgaaccttacaatgGCCTCTcccgtgtgaactcactggtgtgtccgcAGGTTGCATGAAacagtgaaccccttcccacacacggagcaggtgtatGGCTTCTCCCCAATATGAACTCaccggtgtctcagcaggttgcatgATGCAGCAAATCACTTCTGACACACGGAGCAGGAGAACGGTTTCTCCCCAATGTGAGCGCATTGGTGTCAGCAGGTCATTATTTCTTTTAAAGGCCTTCTCACAATCAGAACAATTAAAAGGCCTCTTATCAGaggtgaacttgctggtgtctcagcagggttgaTGACTGAGCGAATCTCTTCCcatacatggagcaggtgaacggcctctctgtgTGAGTGAGTTGGTGTCTCAGTAGCTGGGATGAATCAAtgcatcccttcccacactcagagcaggtgaacagcctctccccgatGTGAACAGGCCACTGTCTCAAAAGGTGGGccaaacaagtgaatcccttcccacacatcagtgaacggcctctcatcagtgtgaactcgctggtgcaatAAAAGGTGATATGACtgagtgtatcccttcccacacacggagcagctgaacggcctctccccaatatCAACTCGCTGGTGCTTAGTGTGGCTGGATGAAcaaatgaatctcttcccacagacggagcagattaacggcctctctccagtgtgaactcgcttgtgtgtcAAAAGGTCACTTGGACGacggaatcgcttcccacacacggaacatAGGTACAGCCTTTCCCCTGTGTAAATTCGCATGTGTGTCAAAAGATGAACTGAacgagtgaatcccctcccacacacggagcagttgAATGGTCTTTCCTTGGTGTGAACTCATAGTGCTCGGCGAGTTGTAATGACTGGGTGAACTTCTCCCCACAGTGAGAGCAACTGaacggtctctcatcagtgtgaactcgctggtgtgataTCAGTTCCTCAGAGGTTGTAAAGCTGTTCCCATAGTCAGAGCATTTAAATGGTCTCTCATCAGCGTGATCTAATCGGTGTGCAGTGAGTTGGGATGAACAGGTGAATCCatttccacacacggagcaggtgaatgggctCTGCCTATTGCgagctcgctggtgtgtcagcatgcTGGACAATTgagtgaaactctttttgagtttatctgtaaaacaaaaaacattaaaccgtgccacccgccctggatgacacagcagacatttacaaggcccttttttttttccttttttgtggtttttttttgtgtttttctttttttttgggcgctaaaatcacatttttccaagtgccccctataaaaggggagggggacactaaaagcaccggcaattaaaacaaattaaactttaaaacgtaaaatcaaattaaaatttggttgccgggcgtgatgatgcactccagtccctccggtgcccacctctcgcggaaggccaatcCCTTCCAATAGAAGGAGCAGGTGAAGAGCCTCTCCCCAGTTTCCAGTCGGGATggttaattgaatcccttcccacagtcctcacatttctccatggtgtgggtgtccttgtctcTCTCCAGGCTGAACAATCAGTCAAAGCCTGAACacttgtacggtttctccccgctgtgaatggtgcaatgttttttcaggctgtgtaactggttaaagctctttccacagtcagtgcactggaacactctcactcgggtgtgtgtgtgtctcgctgtttttccagtcacattgatgtttgaaatcttttcccacagacagaaaagGAAATATTTTTCCTTCCATAGTCAAAgggtgatgatattcaggtcctgatgaatcgagtgactgtcagatcttgatgtgatgtttggtttgagtattCAATTTACATATTTTCCCCTTCTTATACCCTGTAAAAATAATTTACAAATGTCATCTCTAATTCAGAACATACAATtctagtttagaaacatagaaacatagaaatttacagcgcagaaggaggccattttggcccatcatatctgcgctggccgacaaagagccgcacggccctcggtcagcagccctgaaggttacatataaacctgtgaacaatgaacaatggcggaaaggtaaagagcacccagcccaaccagtccgcctcacacaactgcgacaccccttacaatgaaacattctgcactccatcccaaccggagccatgtgatctcctgggagaggcaaaaccagataaaaacgcaggccaatttagggaaaaaaaatttgggaaaattcttctccatcccatccaggtgatcaaaactaatccaggagatcaccctggccatatttgattccctgcagtacttaccattatacccgcgctggccaacaagacgttatccagtctaatcccgattaccagctctaggtccgtaaccctgcaggttatggcaccttAAGtgttcatccaaccatctcttaaaactgATGAGGGTtattgcatccaccactcttccaggcagtgagttccagatctccacaaccctctgcataaagaagcctccacccccaaatcccctctaaacctttcaccaaccaccttaaaactataccctttcgtaacagacccctccactaatggaaataggcccttactatccactatgtccaggcccctcaatattttgtacacttcaatgaggtctcctcgcaacctcctctgtttcaatgagaacaaacccagcctatccaatctgtcctcataactaagattctccattccaggttgcatcctagtaaatctcctctgcaccctctctcatacaatcatgtccttcctataatacagcgaccagaactgcatgcggtactccagctgtggcctaaccaaagtattatacaatttaagcataacctctctgctcttatattctatgcctcggccaataaaggcaaacattccgtatgccttctgaaccaccttatccacctggcctgctactttcaggcatctgtggacaagcactccaaggtccctttgttcatctacaagtgtatactctttccttattagccctcccaaagtgcattacctcacaattaaattccatttgccactgctctgcccacctgaccagtagattgatatcctcctgcagcccatgactttcaaccacacagccacttttagtgtcgtctgcaaacttctataagaacataagaattaggagcaggagtaggccatttggccccttgagcctgttccaccattctataagatcgtggctgatcttcgacctctactccactttcgatggaacattctttcctctcttgtcccccaaagctgtaaatccccatcccacacatTCTCCCTCCTCTCTGTGttgaaatccaaactcatcgcaccatCTCCATCATTTCATCATCCACTCCGTCTTCTCCCTCtcttgactctggttgggttcagttctgtacCCACTGTGCACAgtaagaataaaatcaatgagctgatgATTTTCCCTCCTGGTCACTGGGCTTTTTTTGATGGACCAATAGGGTCACCAGACAAGAATCAGCACagcaaggctccctttcaggggccactaatATGGGGAGAAGCAAACTGACAGAGACCCTGAGGCCCCGCCCACTCTTTGTTCCTGCCCCAAGTACTGCGCATGCACTGTGATCCCCGCCCTGCCCGGCCCCATAACGTGGGGGCAGGTATTTATAAAGCTTATTTGGGACCTTAGACCTACATCAGGTGTTTATAAAGCTCTTAAACCCATCCACGGGTACAACCATCCCCCTGTGCCCACATTTTCCTCCCGTCTCCTGACCCGCCTGTTCCGCCTCGCGttgaactgactggcctgtagttgcccagTTTATCCGTatccgttttttttttaaacaggggtataatacttgcaatcctccagtcctctggcaccacacccatatctaaggaggattggatgatTGTGGCCAGAGTCTCCGCTAtttcaacccttaattccctcagtgACCGAGGGTGCGTCCCCTCCATCTGGCTGTCTCTTCTACTTTGAGACCTGCGAACCTTTTAAGTGCCtcttctttatctatttttattctagactatctcctcctttactgctacattgacaGCATCTTCTTctcgtgaagacagaggcaatgtaCTCATTTAGAACCTCaatcatgccctctgcctccacaagaatatcTCCCTCTTGGTCCCTAACCGTCCCCACCCGTCCTTTGACAACCTTTAATTAAGAGGGAAGATCAGACAGCAGTTCTTAAACAAACACTGCAGCCCGATAAATCGATCAGCGATATATGCAGAGTGTTAAACTCCAGCCCAGCTGCAGGGGTTATTACCAGCAACAGAAACAaacccccaactgtcagaatgaacatggttcagaccTGGATCtgattaacagcagcaaaaacagctcactccaacccctgcagtcacttgtgaatttGCTGTGTTTGGTGAGAGTTTGCGGTCTGTAAAtgctgccccctttctctctcagcCTCTAACAGGAGTTGACAAAGCCATtactgagagtccaggatagaaattcacaacattctctgCTCCTGGCATCTGCCCAGGGGGGCCGCGCATACGCTCTGCTGCCCCCCGAGCCGACCAAGCTGGCGGCCATTAACCCGCgagtgtctgtaaatgaaggagaaatgttgatgagcagggagtgtctgtaaagaaTCCTAGAATATTACAGCaaataggaggccattcggcccattgagtctgcgccagctctttcggagagcaatctagttagtcccacACACAGAGTGGGGTCTGTAAATCTCACCCAATCCAGAATGATCAATTGTTGTTTTGCTCAGATTCTACCTGTGCTGGTGAATGCTCAGTAATTCCAGTTCTCGCGgggcgggagggtttgctagtgctgttggggagagtttaaactagcttagcaggggcataggaacctgagaatagattcagtagggaggggaataaagctggaattagaaagcaaaaatgaagaaagtgaatttgaaggacagaggaaacaagcaggaaaaaagggtaaaaaaaacaaattaaaaagctCTTTCTCTAAAtgtacgtagcattcgtaacaaaacagatgagttgacggcacaaatagatacaaatgggtatgatctgatagccattacagagacatggtgacttttcagaatggcaggcagtgactagtggagtgccgcaaggttctgtgctggggccccagctgtttacattgtacattaatgatttagacgaggggattaaatgcagtatctccaaatttgcggatgatactaagttgggtggcagtgtgagctgcgaggaggatgctattaggctgcagagtgacttggataggttaggtgagtgggcaaatgcatggcagatgaagtataatgtggataaatgtgaggttatccactttggtggtaaaaacagagagacagactattatctgaatggtgacagattaggaaaagggaaggtgcaacgagacctgggtgtcatggtacatcagtcattgaaggttggcatgcaggtacagcaggcggttaagaaagcaaatggcatgttggccttcatagcgaggggatttgaatacaggggcagggaggtgttgctacagttgtacagggccttggtgaggccacacctggagtattgtgtacagttttggtctcctaacttgaggaaggacattcttgctattgagggagtgcagcgaaggttcaccagactgattcccgggatggcgggactgacctatcaagaaagattggatcaattgggcttgtattcactggagttcagaagaatgagaggggacctcatagaaacgtttaaaattctgacgggtttagacaggttagatgcagaaagaatgttcccaatgttggggaggtccagaaccaggggtcacagtctgaggataaggggtaagccatttaggaccgagatgaggagaaacttcttcacccagagagtggtgaacctgtggaattctctaccacagaaagtagttgaggccaattcactaaatatattcaaaagggagttagatgaagtccttactactcgggggatcaagggttatggcgagaaagcaggaagggggtactgaagtttcatgttcagccatgaactcattgaatggcggtgcaggctagaagggctgaatggcctgctcctgcacctattttctatgtttctatgtctaaggtgaccaggactgggaactaaatattcaggggtatttgacaattcggaaggactgacagaaaggaaaaggaggtggagtagcactgtTACTAaacgatgggatcagtgcgttagtgagaaacgatattggctcagaagatcaagatgttgaatcagtttgggtggagataaggaataataagaggaaaacaTCGCTGCTGGGCTTAGTCTatagggcccctaacagtagctacactgttggacagagtataaatcaagaaataatggaagcttgtaataaaggaacggcaataatcatgggtgattttaatcttcatattggtggacaaagcaaattggccagggtagctttgaggaggagttgatagagtgtatccgggatagtttccttgaacagtactttgcggaaccaaccagggagcaggctatcttagatctggtactgtgtaataagcCAAGATTAATAAATTacatcgtagtaaaagatcctctcggaatgagtgaccattacatggttgaatttcaaatttagttggagggtgagaaagttggttctcaaaccagggttctaagcttaaataaaggagactataaaggtatgagggcagaattcgctaaagtggactgggaaaatagactaaagtatgggatggttgatgtgcagtggcagacatttaaggagatatttcataacttgcaacaaaaatatatcccaatgagaaggaaagactgtaagagaaggaataaccatccgtggctaactaaggaaataagggatagtatcaaactgaaaacaaaagTATAAAATGTGGCCgtgactagtgggaggccaaaggattgggacatttttaaaagccagcagggaACGATTAAAaaaaatagagagagggaagatagattatgaaagtaaacgagcacaaaatataaaaacagatagtaagagtttctacagtcacataaaaaggagtgcagcagcaaagagtggcattcatgagtttggtaagtgggtgagttcgggcaagtgggggtggcaggtgctgttttgtattgtttttcctaccagtgctgacaactagagtagctgataaggagtgcgagagtaggagacgaagGCCCagggaccagcccaaccagctgcagacaaagatagaggggtgcgaaatcgagaggtgacg is from Pristiophorus japonicus isolate sPriJap1 chromosome 6, sPriJap1.hap1, whole genome shotgun sequence and encodes:
- the LOC139266301 gene encoding gastrula zinc finger protein XlCGF49.1-like, which translates into the protein MRGSGGSHDKLKKSFTQLSSMLTHQRARNRQSPFTCSVCGNGFTCSSQLTAHRLDHADERPFKCSDYGNSFTTSEELISHQRVHTDERPFSCSHCGEKFTQSLQLAEHYEFTPRKDHSTAPCVGGDSLVQFIF